A stretch of the Siniperca chuatsi isolate FFG_IHB_CAS linkage group LG24, ASM2008510v1, whole genome shotgun sequence genome encodes the following:
- the LOC122871998 gene encoding neoverrucotoxin subunit alpha-like, giving the protein METGRSKKRVEPGGVRWLRPGLRKYSCELTLDTNTVNRKIKLSDDNRKATHVEEDQPYPDHPDRFVCWSQLLCRNGLTGRCYWEVEWRGWVVISVSYRGISRRRGNSEDCVI; this is encoded by the exons ATGGAGACGGGACGATCCAAaaagag ggTGGAGCCCGGTGGAGTCCGATGGCTGAGACCAGGTCTgaggaagt attcctgtgaactcacactcgacacaaacacagtgaacagaAAGATCAAACTGTCTGACGACAACAGGAAGGCGACACATGTGGAGGAGGATCAGCCATATCCTGATCATCCAGACAGGTTTGTCTGCTGGTCtcagctgctgtgtagaaatggtctgactggtcgctgttactgggaggtcgagTGGAGAGGATGGGTTGTTAtatcagtgagttacagaggaatcagcagaaggagaggaaacagtgaAGACTGTGTGATTTGA